The Corallococcus silvisoli genome contains the following window.
CCTCCGCGGCGTAGACGGTGCACGACGACGTGCAGGTCTCCGCCACGCGGACGCGCGCCACCTGGGCGCCGGGGACCTTCACGCGCTCGAAGAGCCACGCGGCCAGCAGCTCGCTGGTGGGGTTCTCCAGGCCGGGCACGTCGTTGAGCAGCCGGTGGTCCAGCTGGGCGTGGAACGGCTGCCACGCGGCGTTGAGCTCCGCGAAGTCGACGATCCACCCGAACTGGGGATGCACCGGGCCACGGAGGGTGAGCTCGATGCGATAGCTGTGGCCGTGCACCCGCGAGCACTTGTGCCCTTCAGGAACGTGGGGCAGGCGGTGGGCGGCCTCGAAGGTGAACTCCTTCGAGATTTCAGTGACGAGGGTGGGCTTCTTCACGGGAACGGCCTCCATACCGGCGGCCTTGTACCCGCGATGGCCCCCCTCGTCCACGGGTCGCGTCAGCGGGGGGCTGGCGAGCGGGCTCCCGCACTCGCGGTCCGCGCTCAGGCCCCCAGCGCGGGGCCCAGTCGCTCCAGCACC
Protein-coding sequences here:
- the queD gene encoding 6-carboxytetrahydropterin synthase QueD translates to MEAVPVKKPTLVTEISKEFTFEAAHRLPHVPEGHKCSRVHGHSYRIELTLRGPVHPQFGWIVDFAELNAAWQPFHAQLDHRLLNDVPGLENPTSELLAAWLFERVKVPGAQVARVRVAETCTSSCTVYAAED